TTAAGTTTGCTATGCTACTACAAGGTTTTTCTATATTGTTATTGTTATGAATCATCTCttttttcaggaaaaaaaaaaaaaattctatttttcttgTTGTAAATGGTGCAATCCATTTTGCTCAAATCACATCCCTATATAGTTAGGTAATGTcaagttcaaaaaatttgagtTAATAGCTATCGTTATTACGCAAAATCGCATCCTATATTCTCTTTTCCTAATTTATTTCTGTTTCCGTATACTGAATTCTTGGACGTTTTGTTTAGTAATGTGCCATTTCTTTTGTCAGAATGAATGGCTTATGATGCATTTCGAACTTAATACTAGAAGGTACACTCCCCAAGCTAttctattctttctttctttctttttttttatttttatttttattttttaaaaaaaacctactCAATCTTTGCATTTTTCCATCTTTTCTTCACCCATTTTGCCTTCAGAATCTGCAGATCTACTAATCTTGCTGCTAAGATCAGCTTTTTACAGAGTCTCACACACATCTTACACTGACAACATTGTTTTAACTAAGTGAGAAACTAATCAACTCTTAAAGGTTATATCATTTTTACACTGCAGTTCCTTCTTTCACTCACTGCACAAttcttcaaattttctttttccccgTAGGAGTTTATGTTGCTACTCCAACTaattccatctctctctcaGGAGCGGAGCTCagcttctcttctttctcctgcTGTTCCTGCTGCTCCAGTGTATCATACAGAGGGGCATTCTTCGTCTCCGGCAACCAAAATGTGATGCTCCCGCTGATCACAGCCAGCACGCCGAATATCAGGAACGACAGCTTCGGATTCAGTCTTCCTAAAACCACCAGCAGAGGCGCGATCGCCGCCCCCAGCATCAGCGCCTGGCGGAGCATCGACACCGCAAAGTTCCTCACATTCGTCGCGAACAGCTCCACGCAGTATATGTAGAGAACGTCGAACGCCATCGAAGCCGCCATAAAACCGACGGCCTCCACACTCAGCTGCGGCCAGCTCGCCTTCGACTTTGCCTTCTTCGAGAAAAGGATGCAGAGAATGCATGACACTCCGGCTAGAAAGGCCGACGATGTGAACAAGATCCGACGGCCCGTGAAGCTTAAGAACACACTGCCTAAGAACACCGCGGGGATCTCCATTACCGCGTTCACGCCGACGGTGAAGTAAAGGTTGAAGTTCAGGTTCTCGACGTTCAATTGGACACCGTAGTAGACGAAACCGATCCCGAAACCGGCGATCATCATCGTAACGATCCTTTTTCGCGCCCATTTTGCCGACCACAAGTTTCTTTGTGAACTATGAACTCGAGTACTAGTTGTTGAGTTTGATATTGCTATGTTGGTTGGTATCACCTTTCCATTGAGCTTGGCCAGCTTGGTTAAGACACCCATAGCTTCATCCGTTCTCCCTTTTATCGCGAGCCATCGCGGGGACTCCGAAATGAAGGGGATGATCAGCAAGGAGTACGCGAGGGGGAGGATGGATATCACCTTGTACAGGTTCCTCCATGATCTCCTCGCGGGGTAGGCGATCAGCGGGAGGGAGAGGAATCCaatggtgaagaagaagaagccgtACTGGCCGACCTGACCACGCCACTTACGACCGACGGTTTCGGTGGAGAGCACGAGGCAGCAAATGCCGATACCGGACCGGGCGAAGCCGTTGGAGAAGCGGAGGAAGGCGTATACCCATACGTTCGGCGAGAAGGAGGTGACGAAGGAAGTGATGGCAGTTAGTAGGCATGAGAGGAGGACGGTTTTCTTCCTTCCGAGGTATTTGTCGGCCAGACGGCCGTGAACTGCAGATCCTGTTCACTCCAAGATCAAGCAAGTCGTTGGCAATTTTGAATTCGGGAATTTTGAATCATGCTTGCattgaattttgatttatatATCGGATTATATAATTTGATTCGCGACTACAATTGTGTAGACATTTAACAATGATTTAACATGGCCACATTTGTCACACAACATGCTTCTATTTTACTGTTATTTCatttgcaaacttatgagaaAATATAGCTTTAGCTGTTTGAGGGGACTAAACCAAGCTCTTAGAAACAATTTAAAGAAGTTACcagaaaaatatgatttacaaactTATCGTACTATGGTCTATATATATGTTGCGCAAAATCAAAGTTATAGCGAGAAATTTAGCCTATTCTACTCTACATGGTTGATTCTGAatgttcgtttttttttttcagcaatGCAGGTATTTTTCTGATTGGATTTTTGACGTACTTAACTACTTTCCCTGCATCTTGTTTCAAATTTTCTAGCTACATAGTAACCAACGTCCTTACTGTTACAATCATTTCCCTTTTACAAGCTCATCATAGTTATATTATGCATAAACAGATACATACCTATCTCACAAAACCATACTCTTTACTGTATGTATCACAGGAaagcatatacatatatacatatatatatatatatatatatatatatatatatatatatatatatatatatatatatatatatatatatatatatacatacctaACAGTGATCCGACGAAGAACAAGGACGCGGGAACTCCGGCCCGGAACTTCTTGTCGCAGATGAGCCCCCACTCCGCTATCGTAGAGCTCTTGCTCCCGCCGACCCACTCCCAGGACCCCTTCTCGAGCTCGCAAATGGAGCGGTGCACCGAGCACGAAGAGGACGAGCCCTTGCACCGCCATTGCGGTTGCGCGTCGCTGAAGATGGTCACCAGCGTGTTCTGCGAGTCGAACATCCACGCGAGCGACACGAGAAACACGTGCAGCAGCTGCGAGAACCCGAAAGAACCGACGTGCTGCTCGATGATCTCGTCGACGGTGAGCTCCGATTTCTGCGGCGCTGCGTTGCTGCTCTCGCCTTCGGTATTGTTGTGAAAAACCAGTTCTTGGAGCTCGGCCATAGTTGATGATATTGCTTAGTAGTTTTCCTCTGTTTGAGGAAGGTGTTTTTGGTTTGTTTGTGGATTCCTCACGAGTAGAGCATTTAAAGAGGGGGGGAATATGCATGGGAGAGGGAAGCGTTAAATGTGAGTGTTTGCCACATTGgtgttttttttggttttttaatcGGTGTTTGTTTCCTTTACGTTACTATGGTTGTTTGGACTCTACCGAGCCTTTTTTGCAACTTTTACTTCACTGTGGAGAAAGAGTGGCGCGTGATGTGTCATGGCACTTGGTTTGTTGGTGGAGCTGCTTTTTCGAatgagaaaggtagcatgctatcgtatcatttattttatttagaaataaatttagttgaaaatgtgaatcaactaaaattcgaacttggatctccgGTAcaaaccatcaagtcctttgtcacttgctctagggacggtcggtgtcaTGGCACTTGGTTTGTTGGTGGAGCTGCTTTTTCTTTCCAGTATAATCCCTGGGTACGAGTTATTAATTATTAGGTTCTCTTCGGctccgcttttttttttctttttttttgctgttttgtTATAAAGTAGGAAAAgtctattaattatataatacttacactatattattaataatcagctaattaaatttttttaagagattattatatttttttaataatcgtGATGGATGGGATTGGTGAATTTCAGAAAAAATTACGGACGCTATATCAGCAATATAGCAAATGCATTTTAGACTTTTTCATAAAGTAGAGTCTCGCGGGCCGTTCTGCGAGGGGTGCTGAAGGTGTTTTTGAGTTCACAGTCTCTTCGGCCTGCAGTGTTGTTCGGCAAATCACTTCGGCCATGCATGTATGGTGTGATTTCTGGGACCTTTTTATGGTTTCAAGAAACAAAACACGATGGATAATTTGGAGCTTTCTTGATGTTGGAAACTTAAACAAATTGGGTTGCTTCTTGAATGTATTAATGCTTTTTGGAACAATTCTACTTAAACTATAATTACCCAAAAGTCGTAGTCAGATCcaatgaaaagaaaagggggaaaaaaaaaagagagacagAGAACAATTAGAGTTTGGCCCTGCTCTTCTAGGTAAGGATCTCACAAATTAATGAAGTTGAATCCTAATCATTCTCCACGAGATTATCCTCCTTTACATTATCTTTTGAATGTTCTTAATTGTCCTTAATTATCATAATTAATGGGTTCTTGAAGTGGCAACCCACTAGATAATGGAGTGTTACCTTCATTTCTATGTGATGTGAACttgtattaaaaataatttgtcgCTCTAATGGCCTATGAAATTTTCATTCCTCTCTAATCCACTACTTAACATTGAATATATATTCAAGTGCTTTGCCGAGTGTATACATATCCTCTGCGAATTATCACATTGTGACTAAgaagaacaaataaaataacCAAACAAATAAAAGGAGAACTCTTCGTTATGTACACATTAATGTATGTGTTCATGTAATGGAGAAGGGAATATTCAAGTGCTTTGTGGAGGGCATATTCTCTGCAAATTATCAGATTGTGGGAAAGAACAAATAAATAGGTGCTAATTAATTCCCTTGTCATCTCAGAGTTAGTGCGAAATTCCTGTGCATCGTTGGTGACAAAATGAGCAAAAATGAGTGCTTTAGAATCTTAACTATTCTCGCATTATCATCCTACCAAAGATCCTGTTCCTATCACCCCCGCTTTGAATGCGAAGCCTCATCAGTGTCCTGTGTTGGATTCCCAAGTAAAGTTGCACTACGAAACCGAGATATATGGGCCGATTTTGAATTTAGTtctgtatttaatttttagtttaatttgtaaattcaaattataaatttaaatttaaatttaaattttagaaattaaattaatatttcgaATTATGAAATCAATCCTTGGTTTTGTCCTCATAGCAGCAAAGACAAAATTGAATTATATTTATGCGCCTATCAGTGGACTGGGCCTGGGTGTGGCCCATGGGCTCATATTGGGGCTACCGCACGTGCCATGTGATGTTACTTTGTTGggcttttttatattatatcattttTTCTCGACTCATCTGGACCAGATA
This genomic window from Ananas comosus cultivar F153 linkage group 3, ASM154086v1, whole genome shotgun sequence contains:
- the LOC109708331 gene encoding organic cation/carnitine transporter 1, with translation MAELQELVFHNNTEGESSNAAPQKSELTVDEIIEQHVGSFGFSQLLHVFLVSLAWMFDSQNTLVTIFSDAQPQWRCKGSSSSCSVHRSICELEKGSWEWVGGSKSSTIAEWGLICDKKFRAGVPASLFFVGSLLGSAVHGRLADKYLGRKKTVLLSCLLTAITSFVTSFSPNVWVYAFLRFSNGFARSGIGICCLVLSTETVGRKWRGQVGQYGFFFFTIGFLSLPLIAYPARRSWRNLYKVISILPLAYSLLIIPFISESPRWLAIKGRTDEAMGVLTKLAKLNGKVIPTNIAISNSTTSTRVHSSQRNLWSAKWARKRIVTMMIAGFGIGFVYYGVQLNVENLNFNLYFTVGVNAVMEIPAVFLGSVFLSFTGRRILFTSSAFLAGVSCILCILFSKKAKSKASWPQLSVEAVGFMAASMAFDVLYIYCVELFATNVRNFAVSMLRQALMLGAAIAPLLVVLGRLNPKLSFLIFGVLAVISGSITFWLPETKNAPLYDTLEQQEQQEKEEKLSSAPEREMELVGVAT